One Streptococcus sp. VT 162 genomic window, ATTATTTTATCATTGGTGAAAATTGCAATCTTGGTTTTAGGAATTGTAGCTATTATTTATTACAAGGATGACGAGCGTGTGACTCCTGCACCTTCTGTCTTGTTTATCGTAGGTGGTGCTGTTGGATTGATCCCATTCTTGGGCTGGGTAGGAGGAATTCTGACAATCATTGGTGGATCCCTCTACTTTGGACTTTTGAAAAAATTCGAGATTCAAGAATAATGGCTTTTTGTTAGGAATATTTTGAAATAAGAGAAGGCGCTTAGCCTTCTTTTTTTGTCATCAAGCAGGGGTAAAATTGACAGGATAAATAAGCTTTGACATTCGTGAAATCTAAAGCATTTATTTGAGACAAGGAAGTATTTTTATAGTATAATGGTGGATGTGAAATACCTATATCAAAATATAATACTAGTTATTTTCTTGATAGAGGTTGAAAAGTTGAGAGGATATAGAATGAAAAAGATTTTTGGAGAGAAGCAGCATCGTTTCTCCTTACGAAAATTAGCAATTGGACTTGTGTCAGCTTCGATTTCAAGCCTATTTTTTGTGTCCGTTGCGAGTAGTGGGACCGTATTTGCTCAAGAAAATGCAGCTGTTCACTACAAATATGTGACGGAAACGGAGCTGAGTGGGCAAGAAAAGGACTTGATTGTCAAGGATATTCCGAAAATTGCTGAAGATAGTGAGAGTACCTATTATCTAGTCTACCGTATGGATGAGAAAGCTCAGCTAGGTCAGTTGCCCAATACAGGTGGGCAGAATAGCCTTACTAGCGTTTTATCAGGTGGAGTTCTGGCTTCGATTGGTTTCCTTATTTTTGTCGTATCGAAAAAGAAAGGCAAAAAGAAGGCTCTCTTGAAAGTTGTCTTGATAACAGGGATGGGCAGTGGTTTGGCTTCTTCAGTTCAGGCTATTGAAAATCAACTTTTGCTCCAGTACAATCAGGAACACCAATTATCCCAAGGAGATAGTCTGCCTTTGCCACGTGCCTTATCAGGTTATACTTATCTAGGCTATATTAAGCAAGACAAAGAGATTAATCAGCAAGAAACTGCTGCTAGGGATCAGAAACTTGACTATACAGTTCAACCTCATTTCCAAGCCAACGAAGGTGGACAAAAGGCAGGAGATGAGCAGAAAGCTCCGTCTTCAACAAGCCCTGCAGACAAGACAATCCCTTCTCAAGATTTATCTAATCAAAAGCCGTCTGGTATTGCTAGTGTAGATCCTCAAGACGAAGTCTTGGCTGGTCGCGTGAACAAACCAGAGCTCTTATACAAAGACCAAGAGATTGTAACCAAACTAGATGTTTCAGAAGTGGTGCAGGAAAATCCAGAACTAACAGAGGGAACCATCCATGTCAAACAAGAAGGTCGTGCTGGGAAGAAGATTGAGCTTGTTCGCATTTTCACTGTTGAAAACCAAGAAATTTCTAGGGAAGTTCTCTCGACTAAGGTAGAAGAAGCCTTGCCACGTATAGTAGAAAAAGGGACTAAGAAGGCAGTTGCTGCAAGTGAAGCACCTCAGTCTGCAAGAAAAGGAGAGCCTGAGACTCAGGCTCCATTACCAGAATACAATGGGAATCAAGCGGGAGCGGTTGTTGCCCCTGAAACAGCTGAAAGACCAGAATATACAGGCACCCAAGCAGGAGCAGTTGTTGAACCCGAGCAAGTCGCTCCGCTACCTGAGTATCAGGGAACCCAAGCTGGTGCCATCGTTGAACCGGAACAAGTTGAGCCAGAGGTTGGGGGTGTCCAGTCAGGAGCTTTGGTGGAACCAGAAACAGCTGAGAAACCAGCCTATACAGGCGAGCAGTCTGGAGCAATCGTAGAGCCTGAACAGGTGCCACCAACACCAGAATATACAGGAACTCAAGCAGGAGCGATTGTAGCTCCTGAAACAACTGAAAAACCAGAGTATACAGGCACTCAATCAGGTGCAATAGTAGCCCCAGAGACAACTGAAACACCAGCCTATACAGGCACTCAAGCAGGAGCCATTGTGGAACCGGAACAAGTCGCTCCTCTTCCAGAATATACTGGCAATACCGAGCAAGTAAAACCGGAAGCTCCGACAGAAAAACCAAAAGAAAAAGACCCAGAGAAGACGCTTGAGCTAAGAAATGTTTCGGATCTGGAGTTGTATAGTCAGACCAATGGTACTTACAAACAACACGTTTCTTTAGACGGTGTTCCAAGTAATCCAGACACTTACTTTATCAAGGTTAAATCTTCGTCGTTTAAAGATGTCTATCTACCAGTCGCTTCAATAGCTGCAGAAACGAAAGATGGTCAGCCAGTTTATAAAATCATAGCCAAGGCTGAGAAACTCCAGCAAGAGCTAGAAAATAAGTATGTCGATAATTTCACCTTCTACCTAGCTAAGAAGGCTAGAGAGGAAACGACAACCTTTACTTCCTTTAGCAACTTAGTCAAAGCTATCAACCAGAATCTCTCTGGAACTTATCATTTAGCAGCTAGTTTGAATGCCAATGAAGTAGAACTGGGACCTGATGATAGATCGTACATCAAGGGCGCCTTTACTGGTCAGTTGATTGGTGAAAAAGATGGCAAGCAGTATGCTATTTACAACTTGAAAAAGCCTCTTTTTGAAACCTTGAGTAGTGCCACAGTAGAAAAATTGAGTCTGAAAAATGTCTCTATTTCAGGGAAAGATGATATTGGTTCATTGGCCTATGAAGCTCAGAATGGCACAAAGATTAAGCAAGTTCACGTTGATGGTGTTCTAGCAGGTGAACGTGGTATCGGTGGTTTGCTGGCTAAGGCGGAGCAATCAAGTATCACAGAGAGCAGTTTCAAGGGAAGAATTATCAACACTTATGAAACGACTGCTGCCTACAATATCGGCGGTCTGGTCGGTCATTTGACAGGTGACAAGGCTTTACTTACTAAGTCAAAAGCGACAGTAGCCATTTCATCCAACACAAATAGTTCAGATCAGACTGTGGGTGGTCTTGCAGGTCTAGTAGATCAGGATGCACAGATCCAAGATAGCTATGCTGAAGGCGATATCAACAATGTTAAGCACTTTGGTAGAGTCGCGGGAGTAGCAGGCTATTTGTGGGATCGAAAAACTAATGAGGAACAGCATGCTGGAAGATTGACCAATGTTCTCAGTGATGTCAATGTAACCAACGGGAATGCCATTACCGGTTACCATTATAATGGAATGAAGGTGAAGGACACATTCAGCAGCAAGGCAAACAGAGTCTACAATGTCACCTTAGTCAAGGATGAGGTCGTCAGCAAGGAATCCTTTGAAGAAAGAGGAACAATGCTAGATGCTTCCCAAATTGAAAGCAAAAAAGCAGTCATCAATCCTCTCACTCTACCAACAGTGGAGCCCCTCTCAACAAGTGGCAAGAAGGACAGTGACTTTTCTAAGGTGGTCCATTATCAAGCTAAGCGAACTTTGGCTTATAAAAACATTGAAAAATTGCTACCTTTCTACAATAAGGCAACCATCGTCAAATACGGAAATCTGGTCAATGAGAACAGTCTCTTATATCAAAAAGAGCTCTTGTCAGCAGTCATGATGAAGGACAACCAAGTCATCACAGATATTGTTTCTAACAAACAGACTGCAAACAAACTCTTGCTTCACTACAAGGATCATTCATCTGAGAAGCTCGATCTCAAGTACCAGAATGATTTTGCCAAATTAGCGGAATATAGTCTAGGAAATACGGGTCTTCTCTATACACCAAACCAATTCTTGTATGACCAAAGCTCTATCATCAAACAAGTCTTACCTGAATTGCAGCAGGTGGACTACCATTCAGAAGGCATCAGAAAGACACTCGGTATTTCTCCAAAAGTCGAGCAGACTGAGCTCTATCTTGAAGACCAGTTCGCCAAAACAAAGGAACATCTGGAAGATAGTTTGAAAAAACTTTTGTCAGCAGATGCTGGACTTGCTGGTGATAACTCAGTTACCAAGGGCTATCTTGTAGATAAAATCAAACGCAACAAAGAAGCCTTGCTACTTGGTTTGACCTATCTAGAACGTTGGTATAACTTCAGCTATGGTCAAGTAAACGTCAAAGACCTTGTTCTGTACCATCTGGACTTCTTTGGTAAGGGAAATGCTTCGCCACTAGATACTCTGATCGAGTTGGGTAAATCTGGCTTTAACAACCTTCTAGCTAAGAACAACGTTGATACTTATTCTATTAGTCTAGCTAGCCATCATGGAACGACAGATTTATTTAGCACTCTAGAACATTACCGAAAAGTCTTTTTACCAAATACAAGTAACAATGACTGGTTTAAATCAGAGACCAAGGCTTACATCGTCGAAGAAAAATCTAATATTGAAGAAGTCAAAACTAAGCAAGGACAAGCTGGCACTAAGTATTCTATCGGTGTTTATGATCGCATCACGAGTGCCACTTGGAAATACCGCAATATGGTCTTGCCTCTCCTAACCTTGCCAGAGAAATCAGTATTTGTCATCTCGACCATGTCCAGCCTAGGATTTGGAGCCTATGATCGCTACCGCAATAGTGAGCATAAAGCGGGCAAGAATCTCAATGATTTTGTTGAAGAAAATGCGCGTGAAACAGCCAAACGCCAGCGAGATCACTACGATTATTGGTATCGCATTTTAGATGAACAGTCACGTGAAAAACTCTATCGTACCATCTTGCTTTATGATGCTTATAAGTTCGGTGATGACACAACATCTGGAAAAGCTACAGTGGAGGCTAAGTTTGATAGTTCCAATCCTGCCATGAAGAACTTCTTTGGACCAGTTGGCAATAAGGTAGTACACAACCAGCATGGAGCTTACGCAACAGGGGATGGTGTCTACTATATGTCTTACCGTATGTTGGACAAGGATGGAGCTATTACATATACCCATGAAATGACCCATGATTCGGATCAGGATATTTACCTTGGTGGCTATGGTCGAAGAAGCGGCTTGGGACCAGAGTTCTTTGCAAAAGGTTTATTGCAAGCCCCTGACCAACCAAGTGACGCAACCATTACCATCAATTCTATCTTGAGACACTCAAAATCAGATAGTACAGAGGGCTCCCGTCTGCAAGTCTTAGATCCGACAGAGAGATTCCAAAACGCTGCAGATCTTCAGAACTATGTCCATAACATGTTTGACCTTATCTACATGCTGGAATACCTCGAAGGACAATCAATCGTTAACAAACTGAATGTTTACCAGAAAATGGCGGCTCTCAGAAAGATTGAGAACAAGTATGTGAAAGATCCAGCAGATGGAAATGAGGTTTATGCCACTAACGTAGTCAAAGAATTGACAGAAGCAGAGGCCCAAAAACTAACTAACTTTGATAGTTTGATTGACCATAACATCTTATCAGCTCGTGAGTATCAATCTGGCGACTACGAGCGAAATGGCTACTATACGATTAAACTCTTTGCCCCAATCTATTCAGCTCTCAGCAGTGAGAAAGGCACGCCAGGGGACCTTATGGGACGTCGGATCGCTTACGAACTTTTGGCTGCCAAAGGCTTTAAGGATGGTATGGTACCTTATATCTCAAATCAATACGAAGAAGCTGCCAAACAAAAAGGTCAAACTATCAATCTCTATGGTAAAGAACGAGGATTGGTGACCGATAAACTTGTATTGGACAAGGTATTTGAAGGGAAGTATGCATCTTGGGCTGCCTTTAAGAAAGCCATGTATAAAGAACGTGTGGATCAGTTTGAAAACTTGAAACAAGTGACCTTTAAAGATCCGACAAAACCATGGCCAAGCTATGGGACCAAGACCATCAATCAAGTGAGTGAATTGCAAGCCCTCATGGATCAAGCTGTTCTCAAGGATGCTGTAAGTCCTCGTTGGAGCAACTATAATCCAGAGTATGATAGTGCCGTTCATAAGTTGAAGAGAGCAATCTTTAAAGCTTATCTTGACCAAACAAACGACTTCAGAACCTCTATTTTTAAGAAATAAGGGGTGGAAAATGAAAAGAGAGGATCAACAGATCTTCTCTTTTTATGTCAGGATGTATG contains:
- a CDS encoding membrane protein, yielding MKTKALARVNAIFGLISGIVLLLAPVVMFMIAVGAAAATEDSDATVGLLTIFSIILSLVKIAILVLGIVAIIYYKDDERVTPAPSVLFIVGGAVGLIPFLGWVGGILTIIGGSLYFGLLKKFEIQE
- a CDS encoding peptidase M26 encodes the protein MKKIFGEKQHRFSLRKLAIGLVSASISSLFFVSVASSGTVFAQENAAVHYKYVTETELSGQEKDLIVKDIPKIAEDSESTYYLVYRMDEKAQLGQLPNTGGQNSLTSVLSGGVLASIGFLIFVVSKKKGKKKALLKVVLITGMGSGLASSVQAIENQLLLQYNQEHQLSQGDSLPLPRALSGYTYLGYIKQDKEINQQETAARDQKLDYTVQPHFQANEGGQKAGDEQKAPSSTSPADKTIPSQDLSNQKPSGIASVDPQDEVLAGRVNKPELLYKDQEIVTKLDVSEVVQENPELTEGTIHVKQEGRAGKKIELVRIFTVENQEISREVLSTKVEEALPRIVEKGTKKAVAASEAPQSARKGEPETQAPLPEYNGNQAGAVVAPETAERPEYTGTQAGAVVEPEQVAPLPEYQGTQAGAIVEPEQVEPEVGGVQSGALVEPETAEKPAYTGEQSGAIVEPEQVPPTPEYTGTQAGAIVAPETTEKPEYTGTQSGAIVAPETTETPAYTGTQAGAIVEPEQVAPLPEYTGNTEQVKPEAPTEKPKEKDPEKTLELRNVSDLELYSQTNGTYKQHVSLDGVPSNPDTYFIKVKSSSFKDVYLPVASIAAETKDGQPVYKIIAKAEKLQQELENKYVDNFTFYLAKKAREETTTFTSFSNLVKAINQNLSGTYHLAASLNANEVELGPDDRSYIKGAFTGQLIGEKDGKQYAIYNLKKPLFETLSSATVEKLSLKNVSISGKDDIGSLAYEAQNGTKIKQVHVDGVLAGERGIGGLLAKAEQSSITESSFKGRIINTYETTAAYNIGGLVGHLTGDKALLTKSKATVAISSNTNSSDQTVGGLAGLVDQDAQIQDSYAEGDINNVKHFGRVAGVAGYLWDRKTNEEQHAGRLTNVLSDVNVTNGNAITGYHYNGMKVKDTFSSKANRVYNVTLVKDEVVSKESFEERGTMLDASQIESKKAVINPLTLPTVEPLSTSGKKDSDFSKVVHYQAKRTLAYKNIEKLLPFYNKATIVKYGNLVNENSLLYQKELLSAVMMKDNQVITDIVSNKQTANKLLLHYKDHSSEKLDLKYQNDFAKLAEYSLGNTGLLYTPNQFLYDQSSIIKQVLPELQQVDYHSEGIRKTLGISPKVEQTELYLEDQFAKTKEHLEDSLKKLLSADAGLAGDNSVTKGYLVDKIKRNKEALLLGLTYLERWYNFSYGQVNVKDLVLYHLDFFGKGNASPLDTLIELGKSGFNNLLAKNNVDTYSISLASHHGTTDLFSTLEHYRKVFLPNTSNNDWFKSETKAYIVEEKSNIEEVKTKQGQAGTKYSIGVYDRITSATWKYRNMVLPLLTLPEKSVFVISTMSSLGFGAYDRYRNSEHKAGKNLNDFVEENARETAKRQRDHYDYWYRILDEQSREKLYRTILLYDAYKFGDDTTSGKATVEAKFDSSNPAMKNFFGPVGNKVVHNQHGAYATGDGVYYMSYRMLDKDGAITYTHEMTHDSDQDIYLGGYGRRSGLGPEFFAKGLLQAPDQPSDATITINSILRHSKSDSTEGSRLQVLDPTERFQNAADLQNYVHNMFDLIYMLEYLEGQSIVNKLNVYQKMAALRKIENKYVKDPADGNEVYATNVVKELTEAEAQKLTNFDSLIDHNILSAREYQSGDYERNGYYTIKLFAPIYSALSSEKGTPGDLMGRRIAYELLAAKGFKDGMVPYISNQYEEAAKQKGQTINLYGKERGLVTDKLVLDKVFEGKYASWAAFKKAMYKERVDQFENLKQVTFKDPTKPWPSYGTKTINQVSELQALMDQAVLKDAVSPRWSNYNPEYDSAVHKLKRAIFKAYLDQTNDFRTSIFKK